Proteins encoded within one genomic window of Couchioplanes caeruleus:
- a CDS encoding sensor histidine kinase, translating into MNLLRVSAWTLRGRVLALCVTVGLLLAGLGVVAALTAAGNSRQLDDVVSRATPMRAAGERLSTAVLNQETGIRGYAITGREVNLQPYRDGIADEQEITAQIDGYLRSGPLDDTIRADLAHVRQRIDAWHRNVAEPIVDAVRTQGPEAGQALVEAGSTAEFDALRSSIQKMQTDIGVLRDRSAAQAKETSRRMVAIQIAAAAIIVIAGVALLLLLDRMVSRPVTDLATQVREVADGDFDKHITSSGSPELRELADNVDGMRRQIAAELTEVREARRQIEWVNEQLKIQAEELTRSNRDLEQFAYVASHDLQEPLRKVASFCQLLQRRYAGQLDERADQYIAFAVDGAQRMQRLINDLLAFSRIGRLTAGFTDVDLDRVLTEVRSQLEVRTGEDGRITWTDLPTVEGEEPLLTTLFVNLIGNSLKFRRPDVPPVVTVTAERDEEEWRINVRDNGIGIEAEFADKVFVIFQRLHGRDAYEGTGIGLAIVKKIVEYHGGRIWLDLDVTEGTSIWFTLPLVAGIPVQEKLKEVGA; encoded by the coding sequence GTGAACCTGCTGCGGGTCTCGGCCTGGACGCTGCGCGGCCGGGTGCTTGCCCTGTGCGTGACCGTCGGACTGCTGCTCGCCGGCCTCGGCGTGGTCGCCGCGCTCACCGCCGCGGGCAACAGCCGGCAACTCGACGACGTCGTCAGCCGGGCCACCCCGATGCGCGCGGCGGGGGAGCGGCTCAGCACCGCCGTGCTCAACCAGGAGACCGGCATCCGCGGGTATGCGATCACCGGTCGTGAGGTGAACCTCCAGCCGTACCGTGACGGCATCGCCGACGAGCAGGAGATCACCGCGCAGATCGACGGATATCTGAGGTCGGGCCCGCTGGACGACACCATCCGGGCCGACCTGGCGCACGTGCGGCAGCGGATCGACGCCTGGCACCGCAACGTCGCCGAGCCGATCGTCGACGCCGTCCGCACCCAGGGGCCGGAGGCCGGGCAGGCGCTGGTGGAGGCCGGCAGCACGGCGGAGTTCGACGCGCTGCGGTCCTCCATCCAGAAGATGCAGACCGACATCGGCGTGTTGCGCGACCGGTCCGCGGCGCAGGCGAAGGAGACCAGCCGGCGCATGGTCGCGATCCAGATCGCCGCCGCCGCGATCATCGTCATCGCCGGGGTGGCGCTGCTGCTGCTCCTCGACCGGATGGTGAGCCGCCCGGTGACCGACCTGGCGACGCAGGTGCGCGAGGTGGCGGACGGCGACTTCGACAAGCACATCACGAGTTCCGGTTCGCCCGAGCTGCGTGAGCTCGCCGACAATGTGGACGGCATGCGCAGGCAGATCGCCGCCGAGCTCACCGAGGTGCGCGAGGCCCGCCGGCAGATCGAATGGGTCAACGAGCAGCTCAAGATCCAGGCGGAGGAGCTGACCCGCTCCAACCGCGACCTCGAGCAGTTCGCGTACGTGGCCTCGCACGACCTGCAGGAGCCGCTGCGCAAGGTGGCCAGCTTCTGCCAGCTCCTCCAGCGCCGTTACGCGGGGCAGCTCGACGAGCGCGCGGACCAGTACATCGCATTCGCGGTCGACGGCGCGCAGCGCATGCAGCGGCTGATCAACGATCTGCTGGCGTTCTCCCGGATCGGGCGGCTCACCGCGGGCTTCACCGACGTCGACCTCGACCGGGTGTTGACCGAGGTGAGGTCGCAGCTCGAGGTCCGCACCGGGGAGGACGGCCGGATCACCTGGACCGACCTGCCGACGGTCGAGGGCGAGGAGCCGCTGCTCACCACGCTGTTCGTCAACCTGATCGGCAACTCCCTCAAGTTCCGCCGCCCGGACGTGCCGCCGGTCGTCACGGTGACCGCCGAGCGGGACGAGGAGGAGTGGCGCATCAACGTCCGCGACAACGGCATCGGCATCGAGGCCGAGTTCGCCGACAAGGTCTTCGTGATCTTCCAGCGCCTGCACGGGCGGGACGCCTACGAGGGCACCGGGATCGGACTGGCCATCGTCAAGAAGATCGTCGAATATCATGGCGGCCGGATCTGGCTCGATCTCGACGTCACCGAAGGCACCTCCATCTGGTTCACGTTGCCCCTGGTGGCCGGGATCCCGGTGCAGGAGAAACTGAAAGAGGTCGGCGCATGA
- a CDS encoding tetratricopeptide repeat protein, whose amino-acid sequence MDLLEEYRRATVVFESGDPLGAARLLEPIVEAEPHNTAVRQLLARAYFNSAQLAGAETQLRALIERDPSDHYAHHVLGRTLERAGRFREALPHLRLAAAMKRHDDYEEALRRVEAWVGKNGGRAGPGAE is encoded by the coding sequence GTGGATCTTCTCGAGGAGTACCGCAGGGCGACCGTCGTGTTCGAGTCCGGAGACCCGCTCGGCGCGGCCCGCCTCCTGGAGCCGATCGTCGAGGCGGAACCGCACAACACGGCGGTACGCCAGCTCCTCGCCCGCGCCTACTTCAACTCGGCGCAGTTGGCGGGGGCGGAGACCCAGCTCCGAGCGCTGATCGAGCGGGACCCCTCGGATCATTACGCGCACCACGTCCTCGGCCGGACCCTGGAACGGGCCGGCCGATTCCGCGAGGCCCTGCCACACCTGCGGCTCGCGGCGGCGATGAAGCGCCACGACGACTACGAAGAGGCCCTGCGCCGGGTCGAGGCGTGGGTCGGCAAGAACGGTGGCCGCGCCGGTCCCGGGGCTGAGTAG
- a CDS encoding SDR family NAD(P)-dependent oxidoreductase: MASYLDELFGLRGRTAMVTGGSSGIGRAMATALGRAGARVVLVARRPGPLRETAAALTGHGVAVDTIAADLADRADLARVTGYDGVDILVNAAAVNRRPPLDELTEQDWDLTLAANLTAPFLLGQHFGRAMAARGWGRLINIVSQQAFRAYGHSGAYGAAKAGLVGLTRSQAEAWSGRGVTCNAIAPGVVHTPLTEPVFADPAVAAGHARRTMIGRNGVPEDFAGCVVYLASSASAAVTGQTLFVDGGYSAT; this comes from the coding sequence ATGGCTTCGTACCTCGACGAGCTCTTCGGTCTGCGCGGCCGGACCGCGATGGTGACCGGCGGCAGTTCCGGGATCGGACGGGCGATGGCCACCGCGTTGGGCCGCGCCGGCGCCCGCGTGGTGCTGGTCGCGCGCCGGCCCGGGCCGCTGCGGGAGACCGCCGCCGCGCTCACCGGTCACGGTGTCGCGGTGGACACGATCGCCGCGGACCTGGCGGATCGCGCGGACCTCGCCCGGGTCACCGGGTACGACGGCGTGGACATCCTGGTGAATGCGGCGGCGGTGAACCGGCGGCCCCCTCTGGACGAGCTCACCGAACAGGACTGGGACCTCACGCTCGCCGCGAACCTGACCGCGCCGTTCCTGCTCGGGCAGCACTTCGGCCGGGCCATGGCGGCGCGCGGCTGGGGACGGCTCATCAACATCGTCTCCCAGCAGGCCTTCCGGGCGTACGGGCACAGCGGCGCCTACGGCGCCGCCAAGGCCGGCCTCGTGGGCCTGACCCGCTCGCAGGCGGAGGCCTGGTCCGGCCGCGGGGTGACGTGCAACGCGATCGCCCCGGGGGTGGTGCACACCCCGCTGACCGAGCCGGTCTTCGCGGATCCCGCGGTGGCCGCCGGGCACGCGCGGCGGACGATGATCGGGCGGAACGGCGTACCCGAGGACTTTGCCGGTTGTGTGGTTTATCTGGCGAGTTCCGCCAGCGCTGCGGTAACCGGGCAAACACTCTTCGTCGATGGTGGCTACTCGGCGACATGA
- a CDS encoding PP2C family protein-serine/threonine phosphatase, which yields MTEVTAPRPAVAPERLRILLVEDDEGDAFLVRELLAEAGASFDLRIATTLREARDMMRGVQCVLLDLGLPDAEGIDGLRKLLALAGSAAVCVLTGRSDEHLGVQAVAEGAQDYLVKGQVDGVLLVRALRYAVERKRADENAQRLREAELRQAESARLERGLLPQPLMKTTEVAVHTFYRSGRAMGLLGGDFFDVVQVGDSKLHVIVGDVCGHSVDEAALGVELRVAWRALVLAGVPEEQILASLEQVLMTERRAREVFATVAMVSLDLAGDRATVRLAGHPPPVLLSGGKAAAVTARTGIVLGVRPTPTPATDVEFSGDDWSLLMYTDGLIEGHTGNGNERLDVEGLCGLLAQPDARDVPLAALPAWLVGRAEQGNGGPLADDVAMLLISRGGGR from the coding sequence GTGACCGAGGTGACCGCTCCCCGACCTGCCGTGGCGCCGGAGCGTCTCCGGATCCTGCTCGTGGAGGATGACGAGGGCGACGCGTTCCTGGTCCGTGAGCTGCTTGCGGAGGCCGGCGCGTCGTTCGACCTGCGCATCGCGACCACCCTGCGCGAGGCGCGGGACATGATGCGCGGGGTCCAGTGCGTGCTGCTCGACCTCGGCCTGCCCGATGCCGAGGGCATCGACGGCCTGCGCAAGCTGCTCGCCCTGGCCGGCAGCGCGGCGGTCTGCGTGCTCACCGGGCGTTCCGACGAGCACCTCGGCGTCCAGGCGGTGGCCGAGGGCGCCCAGGACTACCTGGTGAAGGGCCAGGTCGACGGCGTCCTGCTGGTGCGGGCGCTGCGCTACGCCGTCGAGCGCAAGCGGGCCGACGAGAATGCCCAGCGGCTGCGCGAGGCCGAGCTGCGCCAGGCCGAGTCGGCCCGGCTCGAGCGCGGCCTGCTGCCCCAGCCGCTGATGAAGACCACCGAAGTGGCCGTGCACACCTTCTATCGCTCCGGCCGTGCCATGGGCCTGCTCGGCGGCGACTTCTTCGACGTCGTCCAGGTCGGCGACAGCAAGCTGCACGTGATCGTCGGGGATGTCTGCGGGCACAGCGTCGACGAGGCCGCGCTCGGTGTCGAGCTCCGGGTCGCCTGGCGGGCACTGGTGCTCGCGGGCGTGCCCGAGGAGCAGATTCTGGCCTCCCTCGAACAGGTTTTGATGACCGAGCGGCGGGCACGGGAGGTCTTCGCGACGGTGGCGATGGTCTCCCTCGACCTCGCCGGCGATCGCGCCACGGTACGCCTGGCCGGGCACCCCCCGCCGGTGCTGCTCTCCGGCGGCAAGGCCGCCGCGGTCACCGCGCGGACGGGCATCGTGCTCGGCGTACGCCCCACCCCCACCCCCGCGACCGACGTGGAGTTCTCCGGCGATGACTGGTCCCTGCTGATGTACACCGACGGATTGATCGAGGGACACACCGGCAACGGCAACGAACGGCTCGATGTGGAGGGCCTCTGCGGACTGCTCGCCCAGCCGGACGCGCGGGACGTGCCGCTCGCCGCACTGCCGGCGTGGCTCGTCGGCCGCGCCGAGCAGGGCAACGGCGGCCCGCTGGCCGACGACGTGGCGATGCTGCTGATCTCGCGCGGCGGTGGGCGGTGA
- a CDS encoding response regulator transcription factor → MTMANAAPSDDLRRPDGSPVRVLVVDDEPTLAELLSMALRYEGWEVRSAGDGQAAVRTARDFRPDAVVLDMMLPDLDGLEVLRRLRGETPEVPVLFLTAKDSVEDRIAGLTAGGDDYVTKPFSLEEVVARLRGLMRRMGRSPMRTDSELIVGDLTLDEDSHEVRRGGDLVTLTATEFELLRYLMRNPRRVLSKSQILDRVWNYDFGGQANVVELYISYLRKKIDAGRNPMIHTMRGAGYVLKPAD, encoded by the coding sequence ATGACGATGGCGAACGCAGCCCCCAGCGACGATCTCCGGCGGCCCGACGGCAGCCCGGTTCGGGTCCTCGTGGTCGACGACGAGCCGACCCTGGCCGAACTCCTGTCGATGGCGCTGCGCTACGAGGGCTGGGAGGTGCGCAGCGCGGGCGACGGGCAGGCGGCCGTCCGTACCGCACGGGACTTCCGCCCGGACGCCGTCGTCCTCGACATGATGCTCCCCGACCTCGACGGGCTCGAGGTGCTGCGCCGGCTGCGCGGCGAGACGCCCGAGGTGCCGGTGCTCTTCCTGACCGCCAAGGACTCCGTCGAGGACCGCATCGCCGGCCTCACCGCCGGCGGCGACGACTACGTCACCAAGCCGTTCAGTCTGGAAGAGGTCGTCGCCCGGTTGCGCGGCCTGATGCGCCGGATGGGCCGCTCACCGATGCGCACCGACTCCGAGCTCATCGTCGGCGACCTCACCCTCGACGAGGACAGCCACGAGGTACGCCGCGGCGGCGACCTCGTCACCCTGACGGCCACGGAGTTCGAGCTGCTGCGCTACCTCATGCGCAACCCCCGACGGGTGCTCAGCAAGAGTCAGATCCTCGACCGCGTGTGGAACTACGACTTCGGCGGCCAGGCCAACGTGGTCGAGCTCTACATCTCGTACCTGCGTAAGAAGATCGACGCGGGCCGCAACCCGATGATCCACACCATGCGCGGCGCAGGCTACGTCCTCAAGCCGGCGGACTGA
- a CDS encoding inositol monophosphatase family protein encodes MRDDMIDRVTELVREVARTIVLPRWRRLTDSEIEEKSPGDLVTVADQESERALTAGLTALLPGSSVVGEEAVAADPSVLERLDDGGPVWLVDPVDGTNNFAAGKRPFAVMVALVRDGEPTAGWILDVPDDRMVVAEAGSGAYIDGMRLKTRSDDPGAPALTGSISRNYFPDDLRAGIDANASRLGLVTGGHHCAGYEYPCVATDEQQFAVFWRILPWDHTPGSLILREAGGAVLHLDGSAYRPTDPERGLLIAANHDIWHTVRGTLLSP; translated from the coding sequence GTGCGTGACGACATGATCGACCGGGTGACCGAGCTGGTGCGGGAGGTCGCGCGGACGATCGTGCTGCCGCGGTGGCGCCGGCTCACCGACTCGGAGATCGAGGAGAAGTCGCCCGGCGACCTCGTCACCGTCGCGGACCAGGAGTCCGAGCGGGCGCTGACGGCGGGGCTGACCGCGCTGCTGCCCGGCTCGAGCGTGGTGGGCGAGGAGGCCGTCGCCGCCGATCCGTCGGTCCTGGAGCGCCTCGACGACGGCGGCCCGGTGTGGCTCGTGGACCCGGTCGACGGCACGAACAACTTCGCCGCGGGCAAGCGGCCCTTCGCCGTGATGGTGGCGCTGGTACGCGACGGCGAGCCGACGGCCGGATGGATCCTCGACGTGCCCGACGACCGGATGGTCGTCGCCGAGGCGGGCAGCGGCGCCTACATCGACGGAATGCGGCTGAAGACCCGCTCCGACGACCCGGGAGCCCCCGCCCTGACCGGCTCGATCTCCCGCAACTACTTCCCGGACGACCTGCGCGCGGGCATCGACGCGAACGCCTCCCGGCTGGGCCTGGTCACCGGCGGCCACCACTGCGCCGGGTACGAGTACCCGTGCGTCGCCACCGACGAGCAGCAGTTCGCGGTCTTCTGGCGGATCCTGCCCTGGGACCACACGCCCGGCTCGCTGATCCTGCGCGAGGCCGGCGGCGCGGTGCTGCACCTGGACGGCTCGGCGTACCGACCGACGGACCCCGAGCGCGGCCTGCTCATCGCGGCGAACCACGACATCTGGCACACCGTCCGCGGCACTCTGCTCTCCCCGTAG
- a CDS encoding Smr/MutS family protein translates to MKLKLDLHDIFNKGTEIDKALRGIIDEAIQKKASLVEIIPGKGSGQLKKKVLRFLDQKEIKQLYHRVEKDGDNWGRLFVHFRFDAPAGRRGRGR, encoded by the coding sequence GTGAAGCTCAAGCTGGATCTCCACGACATCTTCAACAAGGGCACCGAGATCGACAAGGCGCTCCGCGGCATCATCGACGAGGCGATCCAGAAGAAGGCGAGCCTGGTCGAGATCATCCCCGGCAAGGGCAGCGGGCAGCTCAAGAAGAAGGTGCTGCGCTTCCTGGACCAGAAGGAGATCAAGCAGCTCTACCACCGCGTCGAGAAGGACGGGGACAACTGGGGGCGGCTGTTCGTCCACTTCCGGTTCGACGCGCCGGCGGGCCGCCGCGGCCGCGGGCGCTAG
- a CDS encoding M20/M25/M40 family metallo-hydrolase — protein sequence MRGVPTIEAADRTPARPVRRGWAALAAVLALAATGVLAAQSVRPPAALAPDAPVAEFSAGRAFAHVRTIAAEPHVAGSAANDAVRAHLLTTLRGLGLSPEVQDTVTAQGARLSSSAGGVGMARVRNVVALWPGTASTGRIFLVAHYDSAQTGPGANDDAAGTAAILEAARALTSGPRLRNDVVFVLTDAEEACLCGAQAFVEQHPLARARGVVLNLEARGSAGPAIMFETAAANAALVGVFAGAPEPVGTSFAVEVYRRLPNNTDFTAFREHGFTGLNSAYIDGAAVYHAPMDTPDSMDIDSLQHHGVNVLALTRDLGNRDLPGLRSTGDATYFPVPGALVHYPSSWTWPLAAAALLAVLVLGWLARRRGMATAPRLLGAFGLALVPVLAVPALAQLLWITIKFIRPGYAEMPIDPYRPWWYRLAILALTAAVVCAWYAPLRRRLGPAALVVAGLAWAAVLGLVLAALAPGGSYLTALPALAGGVAGIAAVLLRGGGRGPLGGWAPVLAVTLGAAAATVVLLPAMLMFFPAMGMNRAAAGAVFAVLLAMVLLPVVDLLHPEAGGQRGLDALRARRRGALPALAATVALVVCTAAGLATDRFDRTHPAPTHLMYALDADTNQARWLSESRTPSAWTAQYVGGDPAPVTDTLPGFGDEKLRSGPALPAALPAPALTKIADTTTGDRRTVTLTLVPQRPVRLVTLHVGAQARVLSATAGARPVPVARTDGAWGFGFVFHAPPAAGIEVTLTVPVGAPLRLRAMDASDGLTALPGFRPRPADVGVVGSHSSEMLAVAKTYTF from the coding sequence ATGAGGGGCGTGCCGACGATCGAGGCCGCGGACCGCACGCCGGCGCGTCCCGTACGCCGGGGCTGGGCGGCCCTGGCCGCGGTGCTCGCCCTGGCGGCGACCGGCGTCCTCGCGGCCCAGTCGGTGCGCCCGCCCGCCGCCCTTGCCCCGGACGCCCCGGTCGCGGAGTTCAGTGCGGGCCGCGCGTTCGCGCACGTACGCACGATCGCCGCCGAGCCGCACGTGGCCGGCAGCGCGGCCAACGACGCGGTCCGCGCCCACCTGCTGACCACCCTGCGCGGTCTCGGCCTCTCACCCGAGGTGCAGGACACGGTCACCGCGCAGGGCGCCCGGCTGTCCTCGAGCGCCGGGGGCGTCGGAATGGCCCGGGTACGCAACGTGGTCGCGCTCTGGCCGGGCACCGCCTCCACCGGCCGGATCTTCCTGGTGGCGCACTACGACTCGGCGCAGACCGGGCCGGGCGCCAACGACGACGCCGCCGGTACCGCGGCGATCCTCGAGGCCGCCCGCGCCCTGACCAGCGGCCCGAGGCTGCGCAACGACGTGGTGTTCGTGCTGACCGACGCCGAGGAGGCGTGCCTGTGCGGCGCGCAGGCCTTCGTCGAGCAGCACCCGCTGGCCCGCGCACGCGGCGTGGTGCTCAACCTCGAGGCCCGCGGCAGCGCCGGGCCGGCCATCATGTTCGAGACCGCCGCCGCCAATGCCGCCCTGGTCGGCGTCTTCGCCGGCGCTCCGGAGCCGGTGGGCACGTCATTCGCGGTCGAGGTCTACCGCCGGCTGCCGAACAACACGGATTTCACCGCGTTCCGCGAGCACGGCTTCACCGGCCTCAACAGCGCGTACATCGACGGCGCGGCGGTGTACCACGCGCCGATGGACACGCCGGACTCGATGGACATCGACAGCCTCCAGCACCACGGCGTCAACGTCCTGGCGCTCACCCGCGACCTGGGCAACCGCGATCTGCCGGGGCTGCGCTCGACCGGCGACGCGACGTACTTCCCGGTTCCCGGGGCGCTCGTGCACTACCCCAGCTCGTGGACCTGGCCCCTGGCGGCGGCCGCCCTGCTGGCGGTGCTCGTCCTCGGCTGGCTGGCGCGTCGGCGCGGGATGGCCACGGCACCCCGCCTGCTCGGCGCCTTCGGGCTCGCCCTGGTGCCGGTCCTGGCCGTCCCGGCGCTCGCCCAGCTCCTGTGGATCACGATCAAATTCATCCGTCCCGGGTACGCGGAAATGCCGATCGACCCGTACCGCCCGTGGTGGTATCGGCTCGCGATCCTGGCCCTCACCGCGGCCGTGGTCTGCGCCTGGTACGCGCCGCTGCGCCGCCGGCTCGGACCCGCCGCCCTGGTGGTCGCCGGCCTCGCGTGGGCCGCGGTGCTCGGCCTCGTCCTCGCCGCCCTGGCGCCGGGAGGGTCGTACCTCACCGCCCTGCCGGCGCTGGCGGGCGGCGTGGCGGGCATCGCCGCCGTGCTGCTGCGCGGCGGCGGGCGGGGGCCGCTCGGCGGCTGGGCACCGGTCCTGGCCGTGACGCTCGGCGCGGCGGCCGCAACGGTCGTACTGCTGCCGGCCATGCTCATGTTCTTCCCGGCCATGGGCATGAACCGGGCGGCGGCCGGCGCGGTCTTCGCCGTCCTGCTGGCGATGGTGCTGCTACCGGTGGTCGACCTGCTCCACCCGGAGGCGGGCGGCCAGCGCGGCCTCGACGCCCTGCGTGCCCGCCGGCGCGGCGCCCTGCCGGCCCTCGCCGCCACCGTGGCCCTGGTCGTCTGCACGGCGGCCGGCCTCGCCACCGACCGCTTCGATCGCACGCATCCGGCGCCCACCCACCTCATGTACGCGCTGGACGCCGACACCAACCAGGCGCGCTGGCTGAGCGAGTCGCGCACCCCGTCCGCCTGGACCGCCCAGTACGTCGGCGGTGATCCCGCCCCCGTCACCGACACGCTGCCGGGCTTCGGCGACGAGAAGCTGCGCAGCGGCCCCGCCCTGCCGGCCGCCCTGCCGGCACCCGCGCTCACGAAAATCGCCGACACGACCACGGGCGATCGGCGGACGGTGACTCTCACGCTCGTCCCGCAGCGACCGGTGCGCCTGGTGACGCTGCATGTGGGAGCGCAGGCGCGGGTGCTGTCGGCGACGGCCGGCGCTCGCCCGGTGCCGGTCGCTCGGACGGACGGCGCCTGGGGCTTCGGGTTCGTCTTCCACGCCCCGCCGGCGGCCGGCATCGAGGTGACGCTGACCGTGCCGGTGGGTGCGCCGCTGAGGCTGCGCGCCATGGACGCGAGCGACGGGCTCACGGCCCTTCCCGGCTTCCGGCCCCGTCCGGCCGACGTCGGCGTGGTCGGCTCGCACAGCTCCGAGATGCTCGCCGTCGCGAAGACCTACACGTTCTAG
- a CDS encoding coiled-coil domain-containing protein: MAATHLCRAKPVLALLAAILVLLAAPSVARAEPDEEGGTKTLRAQLESAAKGHVQAKQKLQASKARQVKLKAALQQAQAKADELSVRVQEIAGRSYRQGRLTTVSMLLNSASPDALMERMLSLDQMAQVDGHALVGYRDAVSTAEKATKAIALEIKEQDNQVKVMAKRKQQAENALAAAGGGAVAGGFVNANSPLAKAAPRNSDGSWPGERCTIDDPTTGGCVTPRLLNAFRQAQSAGFKRHTSCFSQRSSGEHPLGRACDFSSAPGGFENSDATGDDRTYGNNLAAYFVHNAERLGVMYVIWYRQIWLPGSGWRSYSGSGSASAAHTNHVHLSML; encoded by the coding sequence TTGGCGGCGACTCACCTGTGCCGGGCGAAGCCCGTTCTCGCGTTGCTGGCGGCCATTCTCGTGCTGCTCGCCGCGCCCTCGGTCGCGCGTGCCGAGCCCGACGAGGAGGGCGGCACGAAGACCCTGCGCGCACAGCTCGAGTCGGCGGCCAAGGGGCACGTGCAGGCCAAGCAGAAGCTGCAGGCCTCCAAGGCCCGTCAGGTCAAGCTGAAGGCCGCCCTCCAGCAGGCGCAGGCCAAGGCCGACGAACTTTCGGTACGGGTTCAGGAGATCGCCGGCCGCTCCTACCGGCAGGGCCGCCTCACCACCGTGTCGATGCTGCTCAACAGCGCCTCGCCCGACGCGCTGATGGAGCGCATGCTGAGCCTCGACCAGATGGCGCAGGTCGACGGCCACGCGCTGGTCGGATACCGGGACGCCGTTTCCACCGCCGAGAAGGCGACCAAGGCCATCGCCCTCGAGATCAAAGAGCAGGACAACCAGGTCAAGGTCATGGCCAAGAGGAAGCAGCAGGCGGAGAACGCCCTCGCCGCGGCCGGCGGCGGAGCGGTCGCCGGCGGCTTCGTGAACGCGAACTCCCCGCTGGCCAAGGCGGCACCGCGCAACTCCGACGGCTCGTGGCCCGGTGAGCGGTGCACCATCGACGACCCGACCACCGGCGGGTGCGTCACGCCCCGGCTGCTGAACGCCTTCCGCCAGGCGCAGTCGGCCGGCTTCAAACGCCACACGTCCTGCTTCAGCCAGCGCAGTTCCGGCGAGCATCCGCTGGGCAGGGCCTGCGACTTCTCCTCGGCGCCCGGCGGCTTCGAGAACTCCGACGCCACCGGGGACGACCGCACCTACGGCAACAACCTCGCCGCGTACTTCGTCCACAACGCCGAGCGCCTCGGCGTGATGTACGTGATCTGGTACCGCCAGATCTGGCTGCCCGGCTCCGGGTGGCGCTCCTACAGCGGCTCCGGCAGTGCGTCTGCGGCACACACCAACCACGTGCACCTGTCGATGCTGTAG
- a CDS encoding response regulator, which yields MTGAIRADGTPIEVLLVEDDPGDVLMTQEAFEEHKVRNRLTVVSDGAEALSYLRREGQYADAVRPDLILLDLNLPRRDGREVLAEIKKDDELCRIPVVVLTTSAADEDILRSYQLHANAYVTKPVDFDRFISVIRQIDDFFVSVVKLPPRA from the coding sequence ATGACCGGAGCCATTCGCGCAGATGGGACGCCCATCGAGGTGCTGCTCGTGGAGGACGACCCGGGCGACGTGCTCATGACGCAGGAGGCGTTCGAGGAGCACAAGGTCCGCAACCGGCTCACGGTGGTCTCCGACGGCGCCGAGGCCCTGTCGTACCTGCGCCGCGAGGGTCAGTACGCCGACGCCGTACGCCCGGACCTGATCCTGCTCGACCTCAACCTGCCGCGTCGCGACGGCCGGGAGGTGCTCGCGGAGATCAAGAAGGACGACGAGCTCTGCCGCATCCCGGTCGTGGTGCTCACCACGTCCGCCGCCGACGAGGACATCCTGCGCAGCTATCAACTGCACGCGAACGCGTACGTGACCAAGCCGGTGGACTTCGACCGGTTCATCTCGGTGATCCGCCAGATCGACGACTTCTTCGTCAGCGTCGTGAAGCTGCCACCGCGTGCGTGA